TTTAAGAAACGTGTCCGAAGAGATTCCGATGAATAGTCTCTCAAAATGGAATACGTTCTCAGGTTTTATTTTGAGTCTTTTCGAAATTCGGAATAGAGTATGTGCTTGGGTTATCTCCTAGCATTTTTAATCTCTTGAATGATCCAGCCATCAACGCAAGTCTCCTTCATCCATATCTTCTCGGGTTAATCGCCTCCGACCCGCATGCTTAGAAAATCTCGAGTCTTGCAAGAGGGAAAATCGCCGGATCTTTGTCGAAAAAAAAGAAAAATGATTGATATATTTCATTATATAGCTGTATATTTATATAATAAACTAACTATGAACCAGCTCGACTCCACCTTCGCAGCCCTCGCCGATTCCACTCGCCGCGCGATACTGATGCGTCTCGCAAAAGGCGAATTAACGGTCGGGGAGCTTGCTAAACCCTTTAAAATGAGCCAACCGGCCATTTCCCGCCACCTCAAAGTTTTGGAGCAGGCCGGTCTTGTCTCAACTGCGATCCGCGCGCAGGCTCGCCCACGACGACTGGAAACTGCCCCGCTTAAAAGAGCCACGGATTGGATCGAGAAATACCGCCAGATGTGGGAGAAGCGCTACCAGGTGCTCGACGGGCTACTCGAAGAATTGAAGGCCATGCAAACAATAGGAGACCAACAAACATGAAAGCAGACCAAAAAGAATTGAAGATAGAGCTTCGAGGAGAAACGGAAGCCGTGCTCACACGCTACTTCTCCGCACCGCGCAAATTGGTATTTGATTGCCACACCAAGCCCGAGCTGATGCGTCGATGGCTGATTGGCCCCGAGGGTTCAGTGCTTGAAACTTGCGAGGTCGATCTTAAGGTCGGCGGCAAATACCTATTTGTCTATGTAGATTCGAATGAAAACGAATTTTGCGTCTTTGGAACATTTCGGGAAGTGATCGTACCAGAGAAGGTAGCAAATACCGAGAATTACGCCACGGACATGTCAG
The Leptospira inadai serovar Lyme str. 10 genome window above contains:
- a CDS encoding ArsR/SmtB family transcription factor yields the protein MNQLDSTFAALADSTRRAILMRLAKGELTVGELAKPFKMSQPAISRHLKVLEQAGLVSTAIRAQARPRRLETAPLKRATDWIEKYRQMWEKRYQVLDGLLEELKAMQTIGDQQT
- a CDS encoding SRPBCC domain-containing protein; amino-acid sequence: MKADQKELKIELRGETEAVLTRYFSAPRKLVFDCHTKPELMRRWLIGPEGSVLETCEVDLKVGGKYLFVYVDSNENEFCVFGTFREVIVPEKVANTENYATDMSAFNPNAPEDPNATVESRTFTTKGDGTLMTHVCKFSSAEVRKMVLETGMVEGWAACCQELDKLLLELLQRTEDRGLKTED